AGGTTGATCTACACGCTCGTGTTAAAGCACGTGTACACCAAACTGTCATTGATGAAAACGGTAACCGTGAACAACAAACTATTATTGTTGACACGACTCCGGGTCGTTGTTTGCTTTGGGAAGTTGTACCAGAAGGTATGGATTTCCAACAAATCAACGTTGAGATGACTAAAAAGAACATCTCTAAAATCATCAACTCTTGCTACCGTAAATTAGGTCTAAAAGATACTGTTATCTTCGCTGACCAATTGATGTACTTAGGTTTCCGTCAAGCGACTCGTTCAGGCGTTTCGGTTGGTATGGAAGACATGCTTATTCCACCGCAAAAACAAGCGATTATTGGTAAAGCAGAAGCTGAAGTACGTGAGATTGAACAACAGTTCGAACAAGGTTTCGTAACTGCCGGCGAACGTTATAACAAAGTGGTCGATATTTGGGCGCGTACAAACGACCAAGTAGCGAAAGCGATGATGGACAACTTGTCTTACACCACTGTGAAAAACAAACAGGGTGAAGACGAGAAACAAAAATCATTCAACTCAATCTACATGATGTCTGACTCTGGTGCCCGTGGTTCGGCAGCTCAGATTCGTCAGCTTGCAGGTATGCGTGGTTTGATGGCGAAACCAGATGGTTCGATCATTGAAACACCAATTAAAGCGAACTTCCGTGAAGGTTTGACCGTACTTCAGTACTTCATTTCAACTCACGGTGCGCGTAAAGGTTTGGCCGATACAGCACTTAAAACTGCGAACTCTGGTTACTTGACTCGTCGTCTTGTCGACGTAGCACAAGACTTAGTCATTACTGAGCCAGATTGTGGTACTTACGATGGCTTAATCATGACACCATTCATTCAAGGTGGTGATGTGATCGAGAACTTGGGTACTCGAGTATTGGGTCGTGTTCTTGCTGAAGATGTGAAAAAACCAGGTACAGAAGAAGTTATCTTGCCACGTAACACATTGATCGACGAAAAACTTGCTGTCTTCCTAGAAGACAACGGTGTCGATGAAGTGAAAGTACGTTCAGTTGTTAACTGTGCTTCTTCATTCGGTGTATGTGCGAAATGTTACGGTCGTGACCTTGCACGTGGTCACCAAGTGAACCCAGGTGAATCTGTAGGTGTAATGGCTGCTCAATCAATTGGTGAGCCAGGTACTCAGTTAACCATGCGTACGTTCCACGTTGGTGGTGCTGCGAGTCGAACTTCTGCTGCTAACAGCGTTCAAGTTCGTAACAAAGGTACAGTACGTTTCCACAATGTGAAAACAGTACAACATGCGAAAGGTCATTTAGTATCAACTTCACGTTCTGGTGAAATCGGTATTGCTGATGAAATCGGTCGTGAACGCGAACGATACAAAATCCCTTACGGTGCTTCAATCATCATCAAAGATGGTGAAACTGTTGAGGCAGGCGGTGTTGTAGCAACTTGGGATCCGCATACACATCCACTTGTTACAGAAGTTGCAGGTAAAGTACGTTTCAGCCAAATCGCTGATGGCGTAACTGTTACAACTAAAACTGATGATGCAACAGGTATGTCGACTATCGAAATCTTACCAGTGACTTCACGTCCTGCGTCAGGTAAAGATATGCGTCCTGCTGTTGTTCTTGACACAGTTGATGGCGGCGAACAGTTCTACTTCTTGCCACAAAACACAATTCTTTCTGTCCGTAATGGCGAAACAATTGGTGTCGGTGACGTAATCGGTCGTGTACCACAAGAATCTTCACGTACTCGTGATATTACCGGTGGTCTTCCACGTGTAGCTGACTTGTTCGAAGCACGTAAGCCGAAAGAACACGCGATCCTTGCAGAAGTGTCTGGTATCGTAAGCTTCGGTAAAGAGACTAAAGGTAAGAACCGTCTTGTCATCACTCCAGATGATGGTTCTGAAATTTACGAAGAGCTTATTCCGAAATGGCGTACCATTAACGTGTTCGAAGGCGAACATGTGAACCGTGGTGAAACCATTTCTGATGGTCCACAAAACCCACATGACATTTTACGTCTGAAAGGTGAAGTGGCGTTGACTAACTACATCGTGAACGAAGTTCAGGACGTTTACCGTCTACAAGGTGTAAAAATCAACGATAAACACATCGAAGTGATCGTACGTCAAATGCTTCGTAAAGTTGACATCATTGACGGTGGTGATTCTAGCTTCATCAAAGGCGAGCAAGTGGATTACATCCGCGTTGTTCAAGAGAACCAAGCATTGCTTGCTCAGAACAAGTTCCCTGCGAAGTTTGAACGTCTGTTGATGGGTATTACTAAAGCATCGCTTTCTACTGACTCGTTCATCTCTGCTGCATCGTTCCAGGAAACAACTCGTGTGTTAACTGAAGCGGCTGTAACAGGTAAAGAAGATGATTTACGCGGTCTGAAAGAAAACGTAGTTGTAGGTCGTCTGATCCCAGCGGGTACAGGTTTGGCTTACCACTTAGAGCGTCGTCGTCAAGAAGCAGAAGCTGCAGAATTTGAATTGCACAATGACTTCTCTGATGTTGACCAAGCTTTAAGTCAAGCGTTCAGCGATGAGTTTAACGGTCTGTAATTAGCCCTTAAACTAGTCTAAAAAGAGCCACCTTCGGGTGGCTTTTTTATATCTAAAATCTTTAAATTTGGTGTTTTCTCAACAGTATTTGATATAGACCTACGAAATATGCAAGTATTTGTGGTGAAAAACCTTCAACCCATTAGGAACCATAAGATGAAAATTTTGGCGATTTCAGCAGCATTACTTCTCGCACTTGGTCTAAGCGCTTGTTCTAAAGATAAAACTGAAAATACAGAGTCAACCAATGCCAGTGAACCAGAAGTAACAGTAGATCAAGAAAGTATGGATGAAGAACCACAACCCTTAGATGCAGCACCGCTTGAAACAGATGATTTTGCAGCATCAGAAACTGTGGCTCAATAAACATAAATAGATGACAGGAGGGCATGAGCTTTATGCTCTCCGCACTTATTCTCATTTCATTCTAAATAACATCTAACATCGTAGTTTTCCTTCATTTACAAAATTCGGTCGAAATCTTGCAAGAAGAAACAACTTGTCATCATTCGCTTCTTAAAATGTGTTTAACCTAAATGAAAACCAATTGGAAGGATGAATGAGTCATGAAAAAGATGATGAGTGTTATGGCAGTTGCAACATTATCAACAATGATGTTGGCAGGCTGTGAGAGCATGTCTCCAAGTCAACAACGTATTGGTGCTGCAGCGCTCGGTGGTGCTGTAGGTGGTGGTGTAGGTAATAGTGTCGGTGGTGGTGTAGGTTCGGCTGTCGGTGGTGGTGCAGGTGCTGCGGTGGGTAGTAAAGCACAAGGCGGTTCTAACCGTAATGCAACCTATAGTGGTGTCGGCGGTGCAGTGGGTTCAGCCGTAGGTAAAAGTATTTTCGGTGGTAATGCTGGTGCTGCTATTGGTGGCGCGATCGGCGGTGGTGCAGGCGCAGCTATTGAGCAAAATAATCGTCGCTAAGCGTTCTAAAAAAAGCACCTTATTTAAGGTGCTTTTTTATGTGTGTCATTCAGGGAGAATATCTAGCTACGATCTTGCTGGAATTTTTTAAAAAGTCCTGTGGCTTTGGCATGTTTACGGCGGATATAAACTGTTTTTTGCACTTCAGCAATACGGACACCAGATTCATCGACAATGTTTAAAGAATAGTTACGATAGACAGGTGCATGGTTCGCTGCAAGTTCAATAATAGTTTGGACTTCTTCCGCATCGATACGAATATCGGCATAGACCGTACCGCGTCCTGGTGCTAAAAATTGAATGCTCGCTGCACGATCCCATACGATGTACTTAGGGCCCAAATGATGCATCAGAAGCAGCATATAAAAAGGGTCGACCATCGAATACAAGCTTCCACCAAAGTGCACACCAACGACATTACGATTTTTACGCGTCAGTGGCATTTTGACTCGGATATGATAATTGGCTAAATCCATTTCATCGACTTCGATGCCAGCACCACGATAAGGAGCATAGTGATTCAGCATAAATTTCGAGATCAAAGGTAAACTCTGAATTTTACGTAATAGGCTCATACTGACATTCTTTTTTCTTGGATTGCTATGCATACTAGAATAACCCAATAAGCTTGGCATTGATAAATCATGCCGTTTTGCAAAATATAAGGTCAATAACAACAAAGGAACTCAGAATGGATACACAAACACTATGGGTAAGTACCAGTGATCAGCAACGTCTATGTGTAAAAACATTTGGTGAGCGCTCAAAGCCTGCTTTGGTATTGGTGCATGGCTATCCTGATCATCAGGAAGTGTGGGAACCTATGATTGAGCATCTTGTGCAGCATTATTTTGTTCTAACTTATGATGTACGTGGAGCAGGGGATTCTTCTATTCCAAAACGAATCCGTCACTACGCATTGCCTCGACTGAGTCAAGATTTAGCTGAAGTGACCGAACAAGTTTTGGGGGATAAAGCGTTTCACTTGGCTGCACATGATTGGGGTTCTATTCAATCGTGGGAGTCTGTGACTGAGTCTAAATTTAGAGGCCGAATTTTATCGTTTGTTACCATATCAGGGCCATGTTTAGATCATGCTGCCTTTTGGATGCGCAAACAATATAATCAAAATAAACCGAAGTTTTTTAAGCAGCTAACCAAATCTTGGTATATCGCTGTGTTCCAATTGCCTTTTTTAGCGCCAAATGTGTGGCGTTTATTTAATGCAGAGCGTTGGGCCAATATTTTAGACAAATTAGAAGGTCAATCTGATTTGCCGCTGAATCAAAATATTGCACAAGACGGACAATATGGGGTGGGGCTTTATCGAGCAAACTTTATCCCAAGGTTACTAAAACCACGTCAGCGTTATGCAGTTTGTCCAGTCCACGCGATTGTGCTGACGCAAGATAATTTTGTTAGTCCAGAATTGATTGATGAAGTACCACAATGGGCAGAACAATTCAGTCGGGTTGAAGTCGATGCGAATCATTGGGCTGTTTTAAGTCAGCCTGAACATATTGCGAATCTAGTTCATAAATTTATTCAAAAGCACAATGGCGCATAGTGCGGGTAAAGCCATTTACAAATCAAATAGCGATGCAACTGATGAGAGGAACTCCATAGAAATCAAACTCTGATAAAATGGGTTCTTTTTCAGACTCCCTTCTTCTTATGTTTGCTATTCTTGCCGCCATTGCAGTCATGTTCGGACTGTCGCTGGCTCGTGTTCCTGTGGTATTCGCATTGATTATTGGTGCAGTCGTTGGTGGTTTACTCGCTGGTTTGGGTATTCACGGTACTATCGAGGCATTTAACAGTGGTTTGGGAAATGGTGCTCAAATCGCTTTGGCTTATGGTGTACTCGGTGCCTTTGCCCTTGCATTGGCGCGCTCAGGATTACCTGATTTACTTGCGTACAAGCTCATTACCAACTTGCAAGGGACAAGTAATTTAAAAGCGCAAAACCGTGTTAAATACGTCATTTTTGCGACCATTGCCTTAGCTGCAGTATGTTCGCAGAACGTCATTCCAGTACATATCGCATTTATCCCAGTTTTGATTCCACCTTTATTAAGCGTTTTTAATCATTTGAAACTTGACCGCCGTTTGGTGGCATGTGTGCTGACATTTGGTTTGGTGGGAACTTATATGCTGGTACCTTTTGGTTTTGGTGCGATCTTCTTAAATGATATTTTGGGTCAAAATATTAATACCTTTGGTAAGCCATACGGTTTTAGTATCACCTATGACATGATTCCTAAGGCTATGGCATTACCTGTTTTTGGTATGTTTGTAGGTCTTATGGTGGCAATGTTTATTAGCTATCGTAAACCGCGTGAATATGCTGACGTTCAAGTCAATGCAGCAGCACACAGTATCTCAGGTGAAATTAAAAGCGATGCAAATGGTAAACCAGAAGTTGCGCGTTTTACGCTGATCATGGCGGCAGTTGCAGTCGTTGCAACACTCTCTGTGCAAGTGATTTCAGACTCGATGATTCTTGCTGGCTTGGTGGGTGTTGGGATTCTAAGTTTCGCTGGCATTTTCAAATGGAAAGAAGCGGATGATGTCATCATTAGCGGTATGCGGATGATGGCTTTAGTCGGTTTCATTATGATTTCAGCACAGGGCTTTGCCTCAGTGATAGAAGCGACTAATCAAGTACCAGAATTAGTAAAAGCATCCGTAGAATGGATTGGTAACAGTCAGGCTTTGGCTGCATTTTGGATGTTGTTGATTGGTCTACTAATTACTTTAGGTATTGGTTCATCTTTCTCTACTGTGCCGATCTTAGCGATTATTTATGTGCCACTTTGCTTGCAGTTTGGCTTTAGCCCAGCAGCTACCATTGCATTAATTGGTACTGCTGCGGCACTCGGTGATGCAGGTTCTCCAGCTTCTGATTCAACCTTAGGGCCGACATCAGGCTTAAATATGGATGGTCAACATGATCACATGAAAGACAGTGTGGTTCCGACTTTTATTCACTATAACATTCCATTAATGATCTTTGGTTGGATCGCAGCAATGGTACTTTAAATGTAAATTGAGTCACATTTAAAATGCTTATTGATTATTAATTCTGAGTAAAATCGTTGGAAATATAATAGTAAAAATTAATCAATTTGGTGGATTTAATAAAACCCACCAAATTGATCAAGTTAAAATAAATAAATATAAAAAATAATAACTTATAAAATAATTTAAAAT
This window of the Acinetobacter sp. NCu2D-2 genome carries:
- the rpoC gene encoding DNA-directed RNA polymerase subunit beta'; its protein translation is MKDLLDIMRKKTDSDGHAPVEFDRIRIGLASPEMIKSWSHGEVKKPETINYRTFKPERDGLFCAKIFGPVKDYECLCGKYKRMKYKGVICEKCGVEVTTAKVRRERMGHIELASPVAHIWFLKSLPSRIGLLLDMTLRDIERVLYFESYVVTDPGMTPFEKYQLLNDEEYFNALEEHGDEFTAKMGAEAVQDLLKDIDLEAEIARLREEIPNTTSETKLKKASKRLKLMEAFNDSNNKPEWMVMNVLPVLPPDLRPLVPLEGGRFATSDLNDLYRRVINRNNRLKRLLDLAAPDIIVRNEKRMLQESVDALLDNGRRGRAITGSNKRPLKSLADMIKGKQGRFRQNLLGKRVDYSGRSVITVGPSLRLHQCGLPKKMALELFKPFIFAKLQASGQATTIKAAKKMVERETPEVWDVLASVIRQHPVMLNRAPTLHRLGLQAFEPILIEGKAIRLHPLVCAAFNADFDGDQMAVHVPLTLEAQLEARALMMSTNNILSPANGEPIIVPSQDVVLGLYYITRDAINAKGEGMVFADTDEVNRALATGQVDLHARVKARVHQTVIDENGNREQQTIIVDTTPGRCLLWEVVPEGMDFQQINVEMTKKNISKIINSCYRKLGLKDTVIFADQLMYLGFRQATRSGVSVGMEDMLIPPQKQAIIGKAEAEVREIEQQFEQGFVTAGERYNKVVDIWARTNDQVAKAMMDNLSYTTVKNKQGEDEKQKSFNSIYMMSDSGARGSAAQIRQLAGMRGLMAKPDGSIIETPIKANFREGLTVLQYFISTHGARKGLADTALKTANSGYLTRRLVDVAQDLVITEPDCGTYDGLIMTPFIQGGDVIENLGTRVLGRVLAEDVKKPGTEEVILPRNTLIDEKLAVFLEDNGVDEVKVRSVVNCASSFGVCAKCYGRDLARGHQVNPGESVGVMAAQSIGEPGTQLTMRTFHVGGAASRTSAANSVQVRNKGTVRFHNVKTVQHAKGHLVSTSRSGEIGIADEIGRERERYKIPYGASIIIKDGETVEAGGVVATWDPHTHPLVTEVAGKVRFSQIADGVTVTTKTDDATGMSTIEILPVTSRPASGKDMRPAVVLDTVDGGEQFYFLPQNTILSVRNGETIGVGDVIGRVPQESSRTRDITGGLPRVADLFEARKPKEHAILAEVSGIVSFGKETKGKNRLVITPDDGSEIYEELIPKWRTINVFEGEHVNRGETISDGPQNPHDILRLKGEVALTNYIVNEVQDVYRLQGVKINDKHIEVIVRQMLRKVDIIDGGDSSFIKGEQVDYIRVVQENQALLAQNKFPAKFERLLMGITKASLSTDSFISAASFQETTRVLTEAAVTGKEDDLRGLKENVVVGRLIPAGTGLAYHLERRRQEAEAAEFELHNDFSDVDQALSQAFSDEFNGL
- a CDS encoding glycine zipper domain-containing protein, yielding MKKMMSVMAVATLSTMMLAGCESMSPSQQRIGAAALGGAVGGGVGNSVGGGVGSAVGGGAGAAVGSKAQGGSNRNATYSGVGGAVGSAVGKSIFGGNAGAAIGGAIGGGAGAAIEQNNRR
- a CDS encoding DUF4442 domain-containing protein — encoded protein: MSLLRKIQSLPLISKFMLNHYAPYRGAGIEVDEMDLANYHIRVKMPLTRKNRNVVGVHFGGSLYSMVDPFYMLLLMHHLGPKYIVWDRAASIQFLAPGRGTVYADIRIDAEEVQTIIELAANHAPVYRNYSLNIVDESGVRIAEVQKTVYIRRKHAKATGLFKKFQQDRS
- a CDS encoding alpha/beta fold hydrolase; protein product: MDTQTLWVSTSDQQRLCVKTFGERSKPALVLVHGYPDHQEVWEPMIEHLVQHYFVLTYDVRGAGDSSIPKRIRHYALPRLSQDLAEVTEQVLGDKAFHLAAHDWGSIQSWESVTESKFRGRILSFVTISGPCLDHAAFWMRKQYNQNKPKFFKQLTKSWYIAVFQLPFLAPNVWRLFNAERWANILDKLEGQSDLPLNQNIAQDGQYGVGLYRANFIPRLLKPRQRYAVCPVHAIVLTQDNFVSPELIDEVPQWAEQFSRVEVDANHWAVLSQPEHIANLVHKFIQKHNGA
- a CDS encoding Na+/H+ antiporter family protein, with protein sequence MFAILAAIAVMFGLSLARVPVVFALIIGAVVGGLLAGLGIHGTIEAFNSGLGNGAQIALAYGVLGAFALALARSGLPDLLAYKLITNLQGTSNLKAQNRVKYVIFATIALAAVCSQNVIPVHIAFIPVLIPPLLSVFNHLKLDRRLVACVLTFGLVGTYMLVPFGFGAIFLNDILGQNINTFGKPYGFSITYDMIPKAMALPVFGMFVGLMVAMFISYRKPREYADVQVNAAAHSISGEIKSDANGKPEVARFTLIMAAVAVVATLSVQVISDSMILAGLVGVGILSFAGIFKWKEADDVIISGMRMMALVGFIMISAQGFASVIEATNQVPELVKASVEWIGNSQALAAFWMLLIGLLITLGIGSSFSTVPILAIIYVPLCLQFGFSPAATIALIGTAAALGDAGSPASDSTLGPTSGLNMDGQHDHMKDSVVPTFIHYNIPLMIFGWIAAMVL